The region CAATGAGTTTGCTCCTCTTCCAGTCCTTTGTCACTACAGGTTGGGTCTCCTTATATGTGAGAGTTCCATTCGCGAAcacacgtggatggcaaaaatcgtattaaagcaaatccatttaaaaaacaatgtccttttgctcagtgatttaaaaacagctttgctgacctttgtaatgcatcaagcaaatagtctctctccaggcgcttagaaaggcttcactctgaggcagcaatccctcccttcaccaggaactGCAGCATAGGGGAAAGAAtaaaggaggtgataatcactaccatttagcattctttcacatgctcagggggaagggaggggtcacttgccttggagtgaagctgttctaagtgcctggagagagaatgattgatgcattgtcagccagctgccctctctcacattaacaaggctactgttaaacaacatttttcctttaatttaaagggcccttctcatcacactgagataaaaccgcaggtaaaaaaaaatccatggataattaggttacacctgtagtcagtctgggaagaggaagaaagtcAGCAACAAAGAAACACTAACTATAGCATCAGGGTATCTAAGAAGCCCCTTTATGATGCTTCTGTATACAGGAGCCTCCTAGGTGAAGGtgcaaaatatgtgaaaaaaatagtttaaaaCTAGGAGATTTTCATGTAGGTGCTGATTCTGCAGTTGCACTGTGCATAAACTGAATCTGATCTGAAATGAATATTCTGAGACTTATTTCCTTTCAGCAAAACAAACCAGGTTTGGGGGCTCAGGGGGATGGAAAATTGAATGGGCTTGGAAATAAGCCAAACTTCCCTGAATTTGCCACCAAGTATCCATTTTTTTTTGACAGtgatagctctctctctctatttgaTCTAATTCACGCATTCCTTTTTAATGTAGGTGCTAAGACTTAAAGGATGAAGCAGATCTTAGCCACCTTCGATAGCTGCCACATGTGCATTGCACCCCATCACTTTGTAGTAGTGCATGAAACTTGTGATAATTTTGTATAGTCTTATTGCAGATGGGAATTGTTTTTGTGCATGTTGAAGAATATTTGGTGAAGAAAATCTGAACACTAAGAGCACAACCAGATTGCATCCTGAGCTCAAGGAGGGAAGCATGCAGTTGGAGGGATCCATTCAATGCAAGTCTACACTTTTACTGAACAACATAAGAGCCCTATAGCAGTTGAGAGATCTTTTCTACTCTCAGCTGGTGTAGCTAACTGCTGTTTTCATATCTAATTCTCTTAAATTGCAGGTGTGCCAGTTTCTCCCCCATTcttgatttgaaaagaaagaagtggattggaagaaagaagggggcagagcagaaCAGGAGGAGTGGAGGAAGATGctgtccaccactctcctccacatttcccaGGGAGTAGGAGAAGGAGCCATGGAGGCAATGTAGTGGACAGGCATCAGTGCCCCTTGCTAACCTGTTGTCTGAGGCAACTATCTCAGTCatcctcatggataggctggctcTGGCAGTGAGACAAACACTCCACAAATGAGTTTTATAGCATGTTTATTCTTCAGAGGCAAAACTTATTCTTTAGAGGAAAATCATTACAAGCAGAGAGGGGTCTAAGAGGTCTTCATGAAGAACACGCTCTGAAATGCAGGATGCTTTGCTCTCATTGTGGCTCACTTGCAGGAGATCACAGAGAAGGCAGCCGCAACAGCACACCATCTTCACTAGGCTTTAAAAAATAGTGCAAAAAAGCAGGGCAAAGGGGCAAATTTATCCTGCTCTCAGATGTTGCAGTTAACATCCCCAAAACGTCGACACTTCATCATTTTCAGGTAGGTCTCCACCTTATGCAGGTCTTTCCTGAAGCAGGACAGGAGGCCATAGTTTTTCATCAGGGAAGCTTCATTCCGGAGGTTGACATCGAACTTCTCGTAGGTGGGTCGGAGGAGCTGAAGGCCCTGGGAACTTCCATCCTCCAGCGCCTGTTGCAAATGGGAACATGTTACCACAAAAGCACTATACCAAACTTTTGCGAACACCCCACCCCAATTAGACAGATTTTGAAAATTTTCCAGTATTTGCTTCAGCTTCACTAGTTATGGCTACAGTTCAATTTCCTTTCTCTTTTGatctgttcccctcttccctcTTGAACTCAGAGAGTGGGAAGTGTTTTCAGCCGACACActagggggcagcatttgacacgggtgtgtgtgtgtgtacctctTCTCAAGCTCCAGGCTTTTCAGGTGCAATGGCCAGAAGTGCAACACTCTTCTAAACATAAGTGCTTGGCTGTTTGTACTCTGTTACCATGAGAGGGGACTGCTTACCCTTATAAGAGCCTGGATACCTTCTTCCAAGTCTTGGAGTTTTTCATAGACTCTGTCTGAAGTCCCAAAGACCAAGCTGTTCGTGAATACCCTGCTGAGGAACTGTACTGGAGTGAGCCATGACTGAATGAGGGTCAGTGAAAACTGGAGCAGCTCCATGTCCTTGAACAGAAAAGAAGTGAGTTCAGAAAGAGTTGCAATGAGGTTCATAACCCTTTTCCACCATGACCTGTAAGATCAACCAGGAATGCTTCCTTGACATTGGATCAGTTTTGCAAGGACCAGAGATGCATTCACAGTCACAGCTAGGCAACTTTGAAAGTCTTTGAGCGACTCTTTTACATCTTCTGGAAGTGGCGTTTTTATTCAAACTGACTCTTGTGGACCCAGGACAGAGCAGAATAATGAACATGACTGTCCAATGCAGCTGTTGATCTGGGAAGGACTgtatagcccccctcccccaattccacCCAATCTACAACATCTCCCTTTGATCCATTCTGTTGATTATTCATTGCTAGAATGAAAACCCATCTGGACAAACAGCTTAACTGAATCTGAATAATGAATTTTGAGTTGACTTTTCCAATTTATGTGTATCAGGGAGAACCAGGCTCAATCCAATGATGATCCTGTTAACACAACCTGGAGGAGTGAGGAGAAAtaacccattaaaaaaaatgtaattacaGCTCCAGTTGCAAGTGCTTTGATGAAACAGAATGTGCTTTTTTTCTAACTCTCAAATGCATGTGTAAAGGAAATGCTATTGTGGTGTATCAAGTTAAACAGAGGATATTTCTGGTTTTAGTTGGTATCAACATGAAAAGTTGCTTTATATTAGGTCATAACATTGGAACATTTCGCCTAGCACTGCCCACTATGTGAACAACTAGACAGGACATTGGAAGACCCATGATCAGAgaatgtgcacatgcacacacatgcgtGTCAGGATTTTCACTGGGGCACCTGTGAgggaaagagtttttaaaaaaagccactGCATGCTGATCAAAAAGGATGCAGATTTCCCTGTGGCTGTCATTAAAAGCAATGACAGATGCAAGCACAGATATAATGTCATTTCTGCTTTGTCTCTAGGCAGAATGACACAATGACACAATGGCTCTCTAGGAGTGTCAGGCAGCACTGaaacagcagctgctatgggtcaacttggacctacatCAGCGATATTGCTGGTTCAAGTCTGAGCCATACAGGCAGATCAGTCCTGGGAAGAATACAGCATGCTCTGGTGCCACTGATCCTGGCCcacatcccaggcctgatctgcccacccctgcccttttagctgcctcccccaccccgttatactctctctctctgccccctacctgcctcccccaccccgttaGACTCCCTCTCTGCCCCCTACCACTTGCATGGGGAGCTCTGTGCAAAATACAAGATTCCAGAATTGGGAAATTTCCAGGTTTTTGGAAATCAATGAAGTCATTCCACTAAAGAAGGTAGTATAGGTGACTACATACCGATTTTTGCTGGGCAACATCCTTCCCAGTAGGTGCAGGAATGGTTTCCGAGTAACAGAACACAGATGGCGAGATTCTGTTGAAGGTTCGCTGGCCTTCTGGGATGTAGGAACGTTCCTGTACAATGGCAAAAAATGCTGTGAGAATCGCGTCTCCTTCTACAGTATGCTCAGGAGGGCAATTTTGGAGAGGGAGAAAAGGGAAGCATTGTGCATTGCCTAGAAAGAGAGGTGCCAGGCACAGTCTGCTGTGCTGCCTGAGTCAGAAAATCCAAATTGCTCTACAAATCCAAATTTGATTAATTTGGACAGTAAAgaagtatttatttctttaaataacGTATCTGTAaactagatcagcaattttcaactggtgtgccatggcacattggtgtgccatgaaaagtccgcaagtgtgccatgggagttaggaatacagtggttgaaagtcactgaaaatctcttctgggttctgcagcaagagggacagacaatttgttactacagacagttgccctagaaacagaagtctcccagaagccggaagtgatatcacaagaggtgaagaccatagaggttaacgtgccatgagaagaaaaacgttgaaaatcaccaAACTAGGTAATAATTCTTTTTAGCGAATGTACATCTAGTGAATGTACTCTCTGTGTAACCCTTCTTTTTTTGTtgtgtacagtggcatagctaagagggtgcagggggtaacagttgcactgggcaacaagccttaggagggcaacaacttgagcttgacactagcagccaaaattgtgaaaatcttggtatgtacaaataataccatcatgttatatatcattggaaaggtaattcaatgcagaatgcaatgaaataaactgcattggaatacctgtattctatc is a window of Tiliqua scincoides isolate rTilSci1 chromosome 5, rTilSci1.hap2, whole genome shotgun sequence DNA encoding:
- the LOC136651689 gene encoding somatotropin-like, with amino-acid sequence MSLVILALQWPERTVAFPTMPLSSLFANAVLRVQHLHLLAADTFKEFERSYIPEGQRTFNRISPSVFCYSETIPAPTGKDVAQQKSDMELLQFSLTLIQSWLTPVQFLSRVFTNSLVFGTSDRVYEKLQDLEEGIQALIRALEDGSSQGLQLLRPTYEKFDVNLRNEASLMKNYGLLSCFRKDLHKVETYLKMMKCRRFGDVNCNI